A genomic segment from Canis lupus baileyi chromosome 13, mCanLup2.hap1, whole genome shotgun sequence encodes:
- the LOC140602343 gene encoding uncharacterized protein, which produces MVLSRTPGEPLRAAEWGVPRPPPSTRPASAGLLPPRAWGPGRCSSALETGPQRPSAPAVQFLPLTTSACQEGSDLHARLPPALGEDPCSGHRRQVRTQSGDGQRTSGGVRAQGPAGAPVPPEAKSEQRAHNSAARPFCPRPLLTLAHVTATRPPRPLNTLAAGPSTGRLPPGGPLPTLQEPARSGFNFPPAPLRPPSCFQEPPEPPFLLPASCRSVGHHALQPFLAPSPSAGSRPQGAGHRVAAAVQNLPQAGSRGNTQGCPWTRGLSHGEIRNLVEQGNARGPGMHGSPSRGPGAVQLPGPAPRSHRFPDMRIMDVCPDWSPPASCSSAPGPPVTPARGLNRSAEAP; this is translated from the exons ATGGTTCTTTCTAGGACGCCCGGTGAGCCGCTGCGCGCAGCTGAGTGGGGAGTCCCGCGCCCGCCCCCATCCACGAGGCCAGCCAGCGCGGGGCTCCTCCCGCCCAGAGCGTGGGGCCCGGGCAGGTGCAGCTCGGCCTTAGAGACGGGCCCTCAGCGGCCAAGTGCTCCCGCtgttcagtttcttcctct CACCACCAGCGCCTGCCAGGAGGGGTCTGACCTCCACGCCAGGCTCCCTCCAGCCCTGGGCGAGGATCCCTGCTCAGGCCACCGCCGTCAGGTCCGCACACAGAGCGGAGATGGCCAGCGAACGTCGGGTGGCGTCAGGGCGCAGGGCCCTGCAGGAGCCCCCGTTCCACCAGAGGCAAAGTCGGAACAGCGGGCCCACAATTCCGCAGCCCGGCCCTTCTGCCCTCGCCCCCTCCTGACCCTCGCCCACGTCACGGCCACACGGCCACCCCGTCCCCTGAACACACTTGCGGCAGGGCCTTCGACTGGCCGCCTCCCCCCCGGAGGGCCCCTTCCCACACTGCAGGAGCCTGCTCGCTCTGGGTTCAACTTCCCCCCTGCCCCACTGCGCCCCCCTTCCTGCTTCCaggagccccccgagccccccttCCTGCTTCCAGCCTCCTGCCGCAGCGTCGGCCATCACGCTCTGCAGCCTTTCCTCGCCCCCTCGCCCAGCGCAGGCTCCAGACCACAGGGAGCCGGGCATAGGGTCGCGGCTGCCGTCCAGAACCTACCTCAGGCAGGTAGTAGGGGAAACACACAAGGATGCCCCTGGACTCGGGGTCTGAGCCACGGGGAAATACGGAACCTGGTGGAACAGGGCAACGCCCGGGGCCCCGGAATGCACGGCTCCccctcccggggccccggggccgtgCAGCTGCCAGGGCCGGCGCCACGCTCCCACCGCTTCCCAGACATGCGGATAATGGATGTGTGTCCTGACTGGTCACCTCCTGCCTCCTGTTCCTCGGCCCCTGGGCCCCCGGTCACCCCGGCCCGGGGCCTGAACAGGTCTGCAGAGGCTCCGTGA
- the CTPS1 gene encoding CTP synthase 1 yields the protein MKYILVTGGVISGIGKGIIASSIGTILKSCGLHVTSIKIDPYINIDAGTFSPYEHGEVFVLDDGGEVDLDLGNYERFLDIRLTKDNNLTTGKIYQYVINKERKGDYLGKTVQVVPHITDAIQEWVMRQALIPVDEDGLEPQVCVIELGGTVGDIESMPFIEAFRQFQFKVKRENFCNIHVSLVPQPSSTGEQKTKPTQNSVRELRGLGLSPDLVVCRCSNPLDTSVKEKISMFCHVEPEQVICVHDVSSIYRVPLLLEEQGVVDYFLRRLDLPIERQPRKMLMKWKEMADRYDRLLETCSIALVGKYTKFSDSYASVIKALEHSALAINHKLEIKYIDSTDLEPSTLQEEPVRYHEAWQKLCSAHGVLVPGGFGVRGTEGKIQAIAWARKQKKPFLGVCLGMQLAVVEFSRNVLGWQDANSTEFDPKTNHPVVIDMPEHNPGQMGGTMRLGKRRTLFQTKNSVMRKLYGDPDYLEERHRHRFEVNPVLKKCLEEQGLKFVGQDVGGERMEIVELEDHPFFVGVQYHPEFLSRPIKPSPPYFGLLLASVGRLPHYLQKGCRLSPRDTYSDRSGSSSPDSEITELKFPSINHD from the exons atgaagtacATTCTAGTCACTGGTGGTGTTATATCAGGAATTGGAAAAGGAATCATCGCCAGCAGCATAGGCACCATACTGAAGTCATGTGGTTTACATGTAACTTCAATTAAAATTGACCCATACATTAACATTGATGCGGGAACATTCTCTCCTTATGAACATG GTGAGGTTTTTGTGCTGGATGACGGTGGGGAAGTAGACCTCGACCTGGGGAACTATGAGCGCTTCCTTGACATCCGCCTCACCAAGGACAATAATCTGACGACTGGAAAGATCTACCAGTACGTCATTAACAAGGAACGCAAAGGAGATTACTTGGGGAAAACCGTCCAAG ttGTCCCTCACATCACAGATGCAATCCAGGAGTGGGTCATGAGACAGGCATTAATACCTGTGGATGAAGATGGCCTGGAGCCTCAAGTGTGCGTTATTGAG CTCGGTGGAACAGTGGGAGATATAGAAAGCATGCCCTTTATTGAGGCCTTCCGTCAGTTCCAGTTCAAGGTCAAAAGAGAGAACTTTTGTAATATTCACGTCAGTCTGGTTCCTCAG CCAAGTTCAACAGGAGAGCAGAAGACTAAACCCACCCAGAATAGTGTGCGGGAACTCAGAGGGCTCGGGCTTTCTCCAGATCTG GTTGTGTGCAGGTGCTCAAACCCTCTTGACACGtcagtgaaagagaaaatatcGATGTTTTGCCACGTTGAACCTGAACAG GTGATCTGTGTCCACGATGTCTCATCTATCTACCGAGTTCCCTTGTTATTGGAGGAGCAGGGGGTCGTAGACTATTTTCTCCGGAGACTTGACCTTCCAATCGAGAGGCAGCCACGGAAAATGCTGATGAAGTGGAAAGAGATGGCAGACAG ATACGATCGCTTGCTGGAGACCTGCTCTATTGCCCTTGTGGGAAAATACACCAAGTTCTCGGACTCCTATGCCTCTGTCATTAAAGCTCTGGAGCATTCTGCACTGGCCATCAACCACAAGTTAGAAATCAAG TACATAGATTCTACGGACCTGGAGCCGAGCACGTTGCAGGAGGAGCCCGTGCGCTACCACGAAGCGTGGCAGAAACTGTGTAGTGCTCA TGGAGTGCTGGTTCCAGGGGGATTTGGTGTTCGGGGGACGGAAGGAAAAATCCAAGCAATCGCCTGGGCTCGGAAACAGAAGAAGCCTTTTCTGG GTGTATGTTTAGGAATGCAGTTGGCGGTGGTTGAATTTTCAAGAAATGTGCTGGGATGGCAAG ATGCCAATTCTACGGAGTTTGACCCTAAGACCAATCATCCTGTG GTCATAGACATGCCGGAGCACAATCCCGGGCAGATGGGCGGAACCATGCGGCTGGGCAAGAGGAGAACCCTGTTCCAGACCAAGAACTCGGTCATGA GGAAGCTCTACGGAGACCCGGACTACCTGGAAGAGCGGCACCGCCACAGGTTTGAG GTGAATCCAGTCTTGAAGAAGTGTTTGGAAGAGCAGGGCCTGAAGTTCGTTGGCCAGGATGTTGGGGGAGAGAGGATGGAGATCGTGGAGCTGGAGG ATCATCCCTTTTTCGTTGGGGTTCAGTACCACCCGGAGTTTCTGTCCAGGCCCATCAAGCCTTCGCCTCCGTACTTTGGGCTCCTGCTGGCCTCCGTGGGGAGGCTCCCGCATTACCTCCAGAAGGGCTGCAGGCTCTCGCCCAG GGACACCTATAGCGACAGGAGTGGCAGCAGCTCCCCGGACTCTGAAATCACTGAGTTGAAGTTCCCGTCCATAAATCATGACTGA